One window of the Populus trichocarpa isolate Nisqually-1 chromosome 9, P.trichocarpa_v4.1, whole genome shotgun sequence genome contains the following:
- the LOC7468605 gene encoding polygalacturonase, with protein MGFTRILFLTLLFVWAADVQCQNVRIFNVKKYGAIPDGKTENSKAFLEAWKNACKWNGKAVVLVPAGTYLLDSVKFEGECKGYMIFKVKGNVMAASKLKDINQWITFKYVNGLTVAGRGTFDGQGYKVWPCKINGRCQTLPISLRLEFIRNGKLQNIRSINSQNAHVSIFASSNLNITNVKLSAPQDSPNTDGIKISSSEEIRITRTSISTGDDCVAILNGSKNTHISQVFCGPGHGISVGSMGGNTLIDNKDIVVGLAVTNSTFTNTSNGLRIKTWASRYEGLASGFTYEDIIMNDVEHPIIIDQQYCPSSSCDSKTASRIQIRDITYSNIRGTSKSKAAVTLNCSSIVPCKNIVLKDIRLVYTGNEGPASSICSNVHGYSYGLQNPPPCFRSA; from the exons atgggTTTTACTCGGATTCTGTTCTTGACACTGCTTTTTGTTTGGGCTGCCGATGTTCAATGTCAAAACGTTAGGATTTTCAACGTGAAGAAATATGGTGCAATCCCTGATGGCAAGACTGAGAATAGCAAG GCATTCTTGGAAGCATGGAAAAATGCGTGTAAATGGAATGGAAAGGCTGTGGTTTTGGTGCCAGCAGGAACATACCTGCTAGACTCGGTGAAATTTGAGGGCGAATGCAAGGGTTACATGATATTTAAGGTGAAAGGGAATGTAATGGCCGCAAGCAAACTGAAGGATATTAACCAATGGATTACTTTCAAATATGTTAATGGCTTAACTGTGGCCGGTCGTGGAACCTTCGATGGCCAAGGATACAAGGTTTGGCCTTGTAAGATAAACGGACGATGCCAAACTCTTCCTATA TCATTAAGGCTTGAATTCATCAGAAATGGGAAACTGCAAAACATAAGATCAATCAACAGCCAAAATGCCCATGTTTCCATCTTTGCCAGCAGCAACTTGAATATCACTAATGTCAAGTTGTCTGCTCCTCAAGATAGCCCTAATACTGATGGGATCAAGATTAGTTCTTCAGAAGAAATCAGGATTACACGCACATCAATCAGTACAGGAGATGATTGTGTTGCCATACTCAATGGGAGTAAAAACACTCACATTTCTCAAGTTTTCTGTGGCCCTGGACATGGAATCAGTGTTGGGAGTATGGGAGGGAATACACTTATTGATAATAAAGACATTGTGGTGGGGTTGGCCGTGACGAACTCCACTTTTACCAATACCAGCAATGGTTTAAGAATCAAAACATGGGCATCTCGCTATGAAGGTCTTGCTTCTGGTTTCACTTACGAAGACATCATAATGAACGACGTCGAACATCCCATTATTATTGATCAGCAATATTGCCCTAGTTCTTCCTGTGATTCCAAG aCTGCTTCACGTATTCAAATCAGGGATATTACATACAGCAACATTAGGGGTACTTCGAAGTCGAAGGCAGCAGTGACATTAAATTGCAGCAGCATTGTTCCATGCAAGAATATAGTGCTGAAGGATATCAGATTGGTGTATACAGGAAATGAAGGTCCTGCAAGTTCAATATGTTCTAATGTCCATGGCTACTCTTATGGCCTTCAAAACCCACCCCCATGCTTTCGCTCGGCTTAG
- the LOC7468604 gene encoding protein THYLAKOID ASSEMBLY 8-like, chloroplastic → MLTRALSRSKIPNFSSIIVILQNLTTKQSIIDQTQLPLSKASNIQSFLVPAGLRQYHDGRPRGPLWRGKKLIGKEALFVILGLKRFKNDDDEKLDRFIKTHVFRLLKLDMIAVLSELERQEEVSLAVKIFRVIQKQDWYKPDVYLYKDLIMALLKTGKMEEAMKLWEDMRNEDLFPDSQMYTEAIRGYLRDGSPADAMNIYEDMKKSPDPPEELPFRILLKGLLPHPLLRNRVKQDYEELFPEKHVYDPPEEIFGIL, encoded by the exons ATGTTAACTCGGGCTCTTTCGAGGTCAAAAATCCCAAATTTCAGTAGCATAATAGTTATCCTTCAAAACCTAACAACTAAACAATCCATTATAGATCAAACGCAATTGCCACTCTCAAAAGCCTCAAATATCCAATCTTTTTTAGTTCCTGCTGGGTTGCGGCAATATCACGATGGAAGGCCAAGAGGGCCACTCTGGAGAGGCAAGAAGCTGATTGGAAAAGAAGCCCTTTTTGTAATACTTGGATTGAAGAGGtttaaaaatgatgatgatgagaagcTTGACAGATTTATTAAAACCCACGTTTTCAGACTTTTGAAACTGGACATGATTGCTGTTTTGTCTGAGCTTGAGCGACAAGAGGAGGTTTCTTTGGCTGTTAAG ATTTTTAGAGTGATTCAAAAGCAAGATTGGTATAAGCCGGATGTGTATCTCTATAAGGATTTGATTATGGCATTACTGAAAACTGGAAAAATGGAAGAGGCAATGAAGTTATGGGAAGATATGAGAAATGAGGATTTGTTCCCGGATTCCCAAATGTATACCGAAGCCATTAGAGGCTACTTGAGGGATGGGTCTCCTGCTGATGCAATGAACATATATGAAGACATGAAGAAGTCACCAGATCCTCCCGAGGAGTTGCCGTTTAGGATTCTGTTGAAGGGGCTTTTACCACACCCGCTTTTGAGGAATAGAGTAAAGCAAGATTACGAGGAGCTATTTCCagaaaaacatgtttatgacCCTCCAGAAGAGATATTCGGAATTCTCTGA
- the LOC7478740 gene encoding uncharacterized protein LOC7478740 isoform X1, whose amino-acid sequence MDSNKQGACFSSSSSSFTADLFGTTESAPVSSAGIFASMFPPPSTVVGRKSSGSEVTGSWQKQSYGNQAWYPKQGSPANSQAASYSMPDKDRNSVIQEERVEPCHLSSSLYYGGQENYSQSPSTQMAGSYPIFKKDGGEDDPNGSNPHSASRGNWWQGIMLQKGLEVY is encoded by the exons ATGGACAGTAACAAGCAAGGggcttgtttttcttcttcttcttcttcattcacAGCCGATCTTTTTGGCACCACTGAATCAGCACCAGTATCTTCAGCTGGGATTTTTGCTTCTATGTTTCCACCTCCGTCTACG GTTGTAGGGAGGAAGTCTTCAGGCTCTGAGGTGACAGGATCTTGGCAAAAACAGTCCTATGGAAATCAAGCGTGGTACCCCAAACAAGGATCTCCAG CCAATAGCCAGGCTGCAAGCTATAGCATGCCAGACAAGGACAGAAATTCAGTTATCCAGGAAGAAAGAGTGGAACCATGTCATCTAAGTTCATCCCTTTACTACGGTGGACAAGAAAACTACTCTCAATCCCCAAGTACTCAAATGGCTGGATCATATCCCATA TTCAAGAAAGATGGGGGAGAAGATGATCCTAACGGCAGCAACCCTCACAGTGCTTCCAGAGGAAATTGGTGGCAAGGTATTATGCTGCAGAAGGGCCTAGAAGTTTACTAA
- the LOC7478740 gene encoding uncharacterized protein LOC7478740 isoform X2, translating into MDSNKQGACFSSSSSSFTADLFGTTESAPVSSAGIFASMFPPPSTVVGRKSSGSEVTGSWQKQSYGNQAWYPKQGSPANSQAASYSMPDKDRNSVIQEERVEPCHLSSSLYYGGQENYSQSPSTQMAGSYPIFKKDGGEDDPNGSNPHSASRGNWWQGSLYY; encoded by the exons ATGGACAGTAACAAGCAAGGggcttgtttttcttcttcttcttcttcattcacAGCCGATCTTTTTGGCACCACTGAATCAGCACCAGTATCTTCAGCTGGGATTTTTGCTTCTATGTTTCCACCTCCGTCTACG GTTGTAGGGAGGAAGTCTTCAGGCTCTGAGGTGACAGGATCTTGGCAAAAACAGTCCTATGGAAATCAAGCGTGGTACCCCAAACAAGGATCTCCAG CCAATAGCCAGGCTGCAAGCTATAGCATGCCAGACAAGGACAGAAATTCAGTTATCCAGGAAGAAAGAGTGGAACCATGTCATCTAAGTTCATCCCTTTACTACGGTGGACAAGAAAACTACTCTCAATCCCCAAGTACTCAAATGGCTGGATCATATCCCATA TTCAAGAAAGATGGGGGAGAAGATGATCCTAACGGCAGCAACCCTCACAGTGCTTCCAGAGGAAATTGGTGGCAAG GTTCGCTTTATTATTAG
- the LOC7481513 gene encoding uncharacterized protein LOC7481513 isoform X1 translates to MISQKENQPINLLSFPSAWNHLSFPSKLPSKYLKIALFVKKWPHRSLAGGLERHALTLHLALAKRGHELHIFTTSPSNSSFPRYPMSNLYFHLSKPTAAGYLDQAIVWKQFQTQNSTGKAFDIVHTESVGLLHTRSRNLTNLAVTWHGIAYETIHTDIIQELLRNPDEQQAYALTERITKVVEEVRFFPHYAHHVATSDHAGDILRRIYMIPEERVHVILNGVDEEIFKPDPSKGEAFKQKFGVAKSRSLVLGMAGRLVKDKGHPLMFEALKQMLVENGTFRENTIVLIAGDGPWGDRYRDLGTNTLVLGPLEQAQLASFYNAIDIFVNPTLRAQGLDHTLLEAMLSGKSVMSTRVASITGSVIVSTEIGYTFSPMVVSLKNALYRVWEDGRRVLEMKGQASRQRGLQLFTATKMAAAYERLFLCISNDNSKREDYCQYQSPFN, encoded by the coding sequence ATGATATCGCAGAAGGAAAACCAACCCATTAATCTCCTTTCTTTCCCTTCGGCATGGAATCATCTTTCATTTCCATCAAAACTACCTTCAAAATATCTTAAGATCGCACTCTTTGTCAAGAAATGGCCCCATAGATCTCTTGCAGGTGGACTTGAGCGGCATGCCCTGACCCTTCATCTTGCTCTTGCCAAAAGAGGGCATGAGCTTCACATTTTCACCACTTCTCCTTCCAACTCCTCCTTCCCTAGGTATCCGATGAGCAACTTATATTTCCACCTCTCAAAACCAACAGCTGCTGGTTATCTGGACCAAGCTATTGTCTGGAAGCAATTTCAAACTCAAAACTCAACTGGGAAAGCCTTTGACATAGTCCACACTGAAAGTGTTGGGCTGTTGCATACTCGGTCACGGAACCTCACCAACTTAGCGGTTACTTGGCATGGGATTGCATATGAAACCATTCATACTGACATCATTCAAGAACTTCTTCGGAATCCTGATGAACAACAAGCATATGCGTTGACTGAAAGAATTACCAAGGTTGTTGAAGAGGTCAGGTTTTTTCCACACTACGCCCACCATGTCGCTACTAGTGATCATGCTGGAGATATACTGAGAAGGATTTATATGATCCCAGAAGAACGAGTTCATGTTATTCTCAATGGTGTGGATGAGGAGATTTTCAAGCCAGATCCTTCTAAAGGTGAGGCATTTAAGCAGAAATTTGGGGTTGCAAAGAGTAGATCTTTGGTTTTAGGCATGGCAGGGAGGCTAGTGAAGGATAAAGGACACCCCTTAATGTTTGAAGCTCTGAAGCAGATGCTTGTGGAAAATGGTACGTTTCGTGAAAACACCATTGTTCTGATTGCTGGAGATGGTCCTTGGGGTGATAGATACAGAGATCTTGGGACCAATACACTAGTTTTGGGACCATTGGAACAAGCTCAGCTGGCGAGCTTCTATAATGCAATAGATATTTTTGTAAACCCAACTCTTCGAGCACAGGGATTGGATCATACTTTATTAGAAGCAATGCTTTCTGGTAAGTCAGTGATGTCCACAAGGGTAGCCAGCATTACTGGATCTGTGATTGTTAGCACAGAAATAGGTTATACATTTTCACCTATGGTAGTTTCATTGAAAAATGCACTTTATAGGGTCTGGGAAGATGGCAGAAGAGTTCTGGAGATGAAAGGCCAAGCTTCTAGGCAGAGAGGGTTGCAATTGTTCACTGCCACGAAAATGGCAGCTGCTTATGAAAGGCTATTCCTTTGCATATCAAACGACAATAGCAAAAGAGAGGATTATTGTCAATACCAATCTCCATTCAATTAA
- the LOC7481513 gene encoding uncharacterized protein LOC7481513 isoform X2: MATIFSFRCLCFIIALLSAFSFVSFLFWFQCSSSYRYSNQMISQKENQPINLLSFPSAWNHLSFPSKLPSKYLKIALFVKKWPHRSLAGGLERHALTLHLALAKRGHELHIFTTSPSNSSFPRYPMSNLYFHLSKPTAAGYLDQAIVWKQFQTQNSTGKAFDIVHTESVGLLHTRSRNLTNLAVTWHGIAYETIHTDIIQELLRNPDEQQAYALTERITKVVEEVRFFPHYAHHVATSDHAGDILRRIYMIPEERVHVILNGVDEEIFKPDPSKGEAFKQKFGVAKSRSLVLGMAGRLVKDKGHPLMFEALKQMLVENGTFRENTIVLIAGDGPWGDRYRDLGTNTLVLGPLEQAQLASFYNAIDIFVNPTLRAQGLDHTLLEAMLSGSGKMAEEFWR, encoded by the exons ATGGCTACTATCTTCAGTTTTCGTTGTCTCTGTTTCATCATCGCACTGCTATCTGCTTTCTCATTTGTCTCATTCCTCTTTTGGTTTCAATGCTCTAGCTCATACCGCTACAGTAACCAAATGATATCGCAGAAGGAAAACCAACCCATTAATCTCCTTTCTTTCCCTTCGGCATGGAATCATCTTTCATTTCCATCAAAACTACCTTCAAAATATCTTAAGATCGCACTCTTTGTCAAGAAATGGCCCCATAGATCTCTTGCAGGTGGACTTGAGCGGCATGCCCTGACCCTTCATCTTGCTCTTGCCAAAAGAGGGCATGAGCTTCACATTTTCACCACTTCTCCTTCCAACTCCTCCTTCCCTAGGTATCCGATGAGCAACTTATATTTCCACCTCTCAAAACCAACAGCTGCTGGTTATCTGGACCAAGCTATTGTCTGGAAGCAATTTCAAACTCAAAACTCAACTGGGAAAGCCTTTGACATAGTCCACACTGAAAGTGTTGGGCTGTTGCATACTCGGTCACGGAACCTCACCAACTTAGCGGTTACTTGGCATGGGATTGCATATGAAACCATTCATACTGACATCATTCAAGAACTTCTTCGGAATCCTGATGAACAACAAGCATATGCGTTGACTGAAAGAATTACCAAGGTTGTTGAAGAGGTCAGGTTTTTTCCACACTACGCCCACCATGTCGCTACTAGTGATCATGCTGGAGATATACTGAGAAGGATTTATATGATCCCAGAAGAACGAGTTCATGTTATTCTCAATGGTGTGGATGAGGAGATTTTCAAGCCAGATCCTTCTAAAGGTGAGGCATTTAAGCAGAAATTTGGGGTTGCAAAGAGTAGATCTTTGGTTTTAGGCATGGCAGGGAGGCTAGTGAAGGATAAAGGACACCCCTTAATGTTTGAAGCTCTGAAGCAGATGCTTGTGGAAAATGGTACGTTTCGTGAAAACACCATTGTTCTGATTGCTGGAGATGGTCCTTGGGGTGATAGATACAGAGATCTTGGGACCAATACACTAGTTTTGGGACCATTGGAACAAGCTCAGCTGGCGAGCTTCTATAATGCAATAGATATTTTTGTAAACCCAACTCTTCGAGCACAGGGATTGGATCATACTTTATTAGAAGCAATGCTTTCTG GGTCTGGGAAGATGGCAGAAGAGTTCTGGAGATGA
- the LOC7468603 gene encoding uncharacterized protein LOC7468603: MSRNNHTITTTRIHIMALDGIVNVNSLFTLALFLGLAWYPTAPDPTTTLITDTSCIASSSIVEDLIAFHVYSFSSFLFSSLIALAVKQTIKIFDTNKDDDSDGVVRSAPLARVNLVALRAGTLVSGFGSVFGCGFLMMALVDLVQIKLGVLGCGSLHTFAAVTPLVILVPSASVIYVFLMLYAFAR, from the coding sequence ATGTCACGTAACAATCATACAATTACAACCACCAGAATCCACATAATGGCCTTAGATGGTATCGTCAATGTAAATTCCTTATTCACCTTAGCACTCTTTCTTGGTCTTGCATGGTACCCCACGGCACCTGACCCCACAACCACCCTTATCACTGATACTTCCTGCATCGCCTCTTCTTCCATCGTCGAGGATCTCATTGCTTTTCACGTCTATTCTTTCAGCTCCTTTCTCTTCTCCAGTCTCATTGCTTTGGCTGTCAAGCAAACCATCAAGATTTTTGATACTAACAAAGATGATGATTCTGATGGGGTGGTGCGTAGTGCGCCCCTGGCTCGTGTTAACTTGGTGGCTTTACGGGCTGGGACTTTGGTTTCTGGGTTTGGGTCGGTTTTTGGATGCGGGTTCTTGATGATGGCTTTGGTGGACTTGGTGCAAATAAAGTTGGGGGTTCTGGGCTGTGGGAGTTTGCATACATTTGCTGCGGTTACTCCTCTGGTTATTTTGGTCCCTTCGGCTTCGgtaatatatgtttttcttatgcTTTATGCGTTTGCGCGCTAG